One window of the Acinonyx jubatus isolate Ajub_Pintada_27869175 chromosome A2, VMU_Ajub_asm_v1.0, whole genome shotgun sequence genome contains the following:
- the GIMAP1 gene encoding GTPase IMAP family member 1 codes for MGGRKMARDEENAYGSQDPEDQQPLAQERRLRLILAGRTGVGKSATGNSILGHRLFPSRLAATPVTRSCTLGSRSWAGWRVEVTDTPDLFTAQGRHADPDCTERASCYLLSAPGPHALLLVTQLGRFTAQDEEAARGVRELFGAGVLARAVVVFTRREDLEGASLHDYVRATDNRALRALVAECGGRVCALDNRAEGAERDAQVGELLALVERLALEHDGAPFTDDVYGLAWARRHARPEDTLRLVAARLAARGLGRGWGRQWGRGRRWLEATRRLWPLALLLLGGALLLVLLLLQRGAPGPD; via the exons ATGGGAGGACGCAAGATggccagagatgaagaaaatgccTATG GTTCCCAGGACCCGGAAGACCAGCAGCCCCTCGCGCAGGAGCGCAGGCTCAGGCTCATCCTGGCCGGCAGGACCGGAGTGGGCAAGAGCGCCACGGGCAACAGCATCCTGGGCCACAGGCTCTTCCCGTCCAGGCTCGCGGCCACCCCGGTGACCAGAAGCTGCACCCTGGGGAGCCGCAGCTGGGCCGGGTGGCGCGTGGAGGTCACCGACACCCCCGACCTCTTCACCGCCCAAGGCCGGCACGCGGACCCGGACTGCACCGAGCGGGCCAGCTGCTACCTGCTCTCGGCGCCCGGACCGCACGCGCTGCTGCTGGTCACGCAGCTGGGCCGCTTCACCGCCCAGGACGAGGAGGCGGCGCGCGGCGTCCGCGAGCTGTTCGGCGCCGGCGTCCTGGCGCGCGCCGTGGTCGTCTTCACGCGCCGGGAGGACCTGGAGGGGGCCTCGCTGCACGACTACGTGCGCGCCACCGACAACCGCGCGCTGCGGGCCCTGGTGGCCGAGTGCGGCGGCCGCGTGTGCGCCCTGGACAACCGAGCGGAAGGCGCCGAGCGCGATGCGCAGGTGGGCGAGCTGCTGGCGCTGGTGGAGCGGCTGGCGCTGGAGCACGACGGCGCGCCCTTCACCGACGACGTGTACGGCCTGGCGTGGGCCCGGCGCCACGCGCGTCCCGAGGACACGCTCCGCCTGGTGGCTGCGCGGCTGGCGGCCCGCggtctggggcgggggtggggtcggcagtgggggcgggggcggcgctgGCTGGAGGCCACAAGGCGGTTGTGGCCGCTGGCGCTCCTGCTGCTGGGGGGCGCACTGTTACTTGTCCTGCTGCTTCTCCAGCGGGGGGCTCCAGGGCCAGATTGA